Sequence from the Nocardiopsis sp. YSL2 genome:
TGAAGGGTGCGTCCTCGTGGACGTCCTCGGTGTCCGAGCGCCAGGTGTCCCAGTCCTTCGGCCAGTGGGAGTCGGTGCACTGGACGGCGAGGTATCCGGCGTAGCCGTTGTCGCTGCCGGCGTCGTCGCCATAGGTCTCGTGCAGGTCGATCAGCGGGCCGGAGTCGTCGTCGTTGACCTGGGACGACAGGGCCGAGGCGACGGTCGGCCAGGTGCGTCCGCTGTAGGCGACGACGATCACCACTCCCTCCAGCTCGGTGGGTCCCACGGTCCCGGAGGCGGGTTCTGCGCCCAGGCGCTGCCGCAGGGCGTAGTAGGCGTCGGCGACCTCCTCGCGCGTGCCGCCGAGGCCGTAGGCGTCCTCGTGGCGGGCGACCCAGTCGAAGAAGGTGCCGGTGGCCCGGTCCAGGGCACGGCTCTGTACGTGGTTGCTCTCGTACCACGGGTTGTCGGGGTCGACCACGCTGTCGAGGACCAGGGCGCGCACGCGTTCGGGGTAGAGCGCGGAGTACACCGTGCCCAGGTAGGTGCCGTAGGAGTAGCCGAGGTAGTCGATGCGCTCCTCGCCCAGGGCGGCGCGGATGGCGTCCATGTCGTGGGCGGTGTCCTCGGTGCGCATGTGCTCCAGGAGGGGGCCGCTGTTGTCGGCGCAGGCCCGGGCGTGCGCCTCGGCCCGGTCCAGCAGTGCGCTCTCCTCGTCCGGACCGGCGGGGACGGTGTCGGGGCGCACGGGTGTGAAGTGGTCGGGGTCGCAGGCGACCGCCGGGGTGGAGGCGCCGACGCCGCGGGGGTCGAAGGAGACGACGTCGTAGACCTCGCGCAGTTCCCCGGACATGCGCCGGTGGGTGTGGGCGGCCCACATGCGCCCGGCGCTGCCGGGGCCGCCGGGGTTGACCAGCAGCGTGTGCTCGGCGGTCCCGGTGGCGGGGACCCGGGACAGGGCGAGGTCGACGGTCGCGTCGTGCCCCGCGGTGCTCCCGGTGTGGTCCCCGCGGGCCATCGGGACGGTCAGGGTCGCGCACTCCAGCGTCTCGTCGGCCACGGGTTCGAGGTCCGCGCACGGGCCCCAGTCCAGGACCCTGAGGTCGACCCGCGTCGCCGGTGCCGCCTCCCCTGCCTGGACGGGAAGCGCCGCCACGAGGGAGGCCAGGATCGCTCCGGTGGAAGCGGTGGCCCAGATTCGTGCTCGCACTCGTCGACTCCCTCATACCCGACTGGTCTCCCTATGAATAGTTATCACTACTAAGAGTGACAATCAGTGGCGACACGAGGGCCGTCCTCTCACCGCCCGGTAGCATGTGCCCTGGTCAGGTCGGAACTGGACGGAAGGTCGGTATGCGTCTGGATCGCGTCGATGAGCGGATCATCGCGATACTCGGCGCCGACGCGCGCATGAGCTTCGCCGAGATCGGCGGCTCGGTCGGCCTGAGCCCCTCGGCGGTCAAGCGGCGTGTGGACCGGCTGGTGGAGTCCGGCGCGGTGCGCGGGTTCACCGTGGTGGTCGAGCCGCAGGCCATCGGGTGGACCACGGAGGCGTTCATCGAGCTGTACTGCCGGGCGCGCACCTCACCGGGGGAGATCCGCACCGGGCTGGCCGCCTACGCGGAGATCACCTCGGCGTGCACGGTCACCGGCGAGGCCGACGCCGTCGTCCAGGTGCGGGCCCGCGACACGCACCACCTGGAGGAGGTCATCGAGCGCATCGGCGCCGAGCCCTTCGTGGTGCGCACCAAGAGCACGCTGGTCCTGTCCCGCCTGGTCGACCAGCCCATCCTCGCCGGAACCGCCGACCTGCCCTGACCGGGCACCACCGGGGGTTCGCGTCGTCGCCGCCGTCACGCCGGCGTCGTGCGAGCGATGGCGACCGCCCGTTCGCTGACGAGGACGCCCCGGCGACCTGATCGCGGGGTCAGCGGCGGCCCGGTGGGCAGCTGAGGGCGCGCGAGATCCCCCTCGCTGCGGCTTGGACGACCGGGGCCAGAGCGGCGGGTCGGGCCTCGTCCAGCCGCACCACCAGCGACACGGCCGCCACGACGTCGCCGCCCGCGTCACGGACCGGCGCGGCCACCGACAGCGCGTCGGTGGTCACCTGGCCCTCGCTCACGGCGTACCCGGAGCGGCGGATCTCGGCCAGGCGGGCCCGGAGCCGCACCGGATCGGTCACGGTCAGCGGCGTGTGGGCGCGCAGCGGGCCGCCCAGTACCGCGTCCTGGACGCCGACGGGTGCGTGGGCGAGCAGGACCAGTCCGACCCCGGTCGAGTGCAGGTCGAAGCGCCCGCCGACCCGGGTGAGGACGGGGATGGCGTGCCGCCCGGCGATGCGCTCCACGAACACCAGCTCCCGGCCCTCCCGGACCGCGAGCTGCACGTTCTCCCGCGTGACCTCGTACAGGTCCTCCAGGAAGGGCATGGCGGCCTCGCGCAGTCCCAGGCCGCGCGGAGCCAGCGACGCCACCTCCCACAAGCGCAGCCCGACCCGGTAGCGGCCGTCGGCGTCGCGTTCCAGAGCGCCCCACTCCACCAGCTCGGCGGCCCGCCGGTGGGCCGTGGGCAGGGACAGCCCGGACCGGCGGGCCAGCTCGGTGAGGGTCAGCTCCGGGGTGCCGGGGGTGAAGGCGCCCAGCAGCGCGAGCACCTTGGCGGTGACCGTGCGGTGGTCGGGGCGCGCCCCGTCCGCGCTGTCCGCCACGTGCACCTCCCCCGTCCGCCTCACACCGCCCGTGCGCCCCACCCGTCCCCTCAGAGTTCGAGGACGAGCCGGGGCGTGTGCGCACGGGACACGCAGATCATCATCATCTCCCCCGACTCCCGCTCCTCGTCGGTGAGCAGCGAGTCCCGGTGGTCGGGCACACCGTCGAGCACGGGTGTCTCACAGGTACCGCAGGTGCCCTCGCGGCAGGAGGAGAGCACCTGGACGCCGGCGTCCTCGACGGCCTCCAGCACGGACCGGTCCCCGGGGACGCGAACGGTCACACCCGTCTCGGCGAGCTCCACGTCGAACGCGCCCCCGCCCGACCCGGCCTCCCTCGGAGCGAACCGCTCGACCCGGAGCGTACCCGGTGGCCAGCAGGAGGCCCGCTCCTCCACGGCCGCGATCAGGGGTTCGGGGCCGCAGCAGTAGACCAGGGTGTCGCCTCCGGGATCGGAGGGCAGGGCGTCCAGGTCGATCAGCCCGACCTCGTCCTGGGGCAGCAGCGACACCCGGTCCCCGTGCTCCCGGGCCAGGTCCGCACCGAAGGCCATGGCGGTCCGGGTCCGCCCGCCGTAGACCAGCCGCCAGTCGGCTCCGGCGGCGTGTGCCGCCCGGACCATGGGCAGCAGCGGCGTGATGCCGATGCCGCCGGCCACGAACACGTAGCGCGGGGCCGGAAGGAACGGGAAGGCGTTGCGCGGTCCGCGCAGGCGGACGGTGCTCCCCTCCGCCAGCCGCTCGTGCACGAACCGCGAGCCGCCGCGGCCGTCGGGCACGTCCAGGACGGCCACGCGCAGGACGTCGCGTTCGGCCGGGTCGCCGCACAGCGAGTACTGGCGGACCAGGTCGGGGCCCAGGACCAGGTCCACGTGCGCGCCCGGTTCCCAGGGGTCGAACGCGCCCCCGTCGACACGGGTGAAGGTCAGCCGCAGCACGCCGTCCGCGACGGCCTCCCTGCGGTCCAGCCGGGCGTCGAACTCCAGCTCGACGCGCGGCCCGGTGGTCACGGTCATCTTCTGCCTCTCATCGTCCACGGCACACCCGTGGCTGTTCAGCGGCCGGACGGAACCGGCTCGCGCGGGTCCGCCGCGTCCTCGGCGGGCCCGGACGCCGCCCGGTCACCGGTGCCGGGCCCGTGCCCGTCGGGGTGGTCGAGCACCCATGTCCAGAGCACGACCGGGTCCTCGAAGAGCCGCTCCGCCCCGCAGTGGCACACCGCCCGCAGCTGGTCGGTGCCCAGCACCCAGTGGATGCGGACGATGCCGTCGCCCCGGAGCATGGGCCGGTTGCCGACGGGGCTCACGACCGGACCCGCCCGGCCGCCGCGGTCGGCGCCGAGGGCGCCCGCCCGCGGCCCTCGGCCGCCATGGCCTTGAGCATGCGGCGCGCGGCCAGCCCGCCGGTGTCGATGTTGACCGACAGCTCCTGGTAGCCGTCGGCCTCCTGCTCGACCACCTTCTCCAGCAGGTCGAGGGCGACCACGTCCTGCAGGACGACGGTGCGGTTGTTCTCCTTCAGGAAGGCCGAGACCTTCTCGTCGCCGAGGGCGAAGTCGCGCGCGACCGCCCAGAAGTCGTGGGTGCTGTGCTCGGTCTCGGGCGTGATGGCGTACACCACCTCGACGTGGAAGGCGTCGGGGTCCGTGCCGTCCTCGTGCGGGAGCACGCCGACGGGGGCGATGCGGCTGTGCAGGAGGTACAGGCACGGGGGCCGGTACTCGATGTCCTGCCAGCGGGTGATGCGGCCCTGGATGCCGGTGGACTCGGCGTAGAAGGGCGGACAGGCGGCGTCGGCCATGTGGCGGCTGACGTAGACCACGCGCTCGGACTCGTCGACCTCGGTGGTGATGGGGGTCTCGGCCACCTCGGGGGTGCCGATGTAGCCGCCGTGGAGGTAGGTCTCGTGGGAGAGGTCGAGGAGGTTGTCGACCAGCAGGTCGTAGCGCGCGGCGAGCGGCTCCATTCCGCACACCACGGTGTAGGCCGGGTCGTCCAGCCAGGGTGCGCGCGGAATCGGGGTGGCCTGGGCCAGGTCGGGCTCGCCGATCCACACCCACACGAACGAGTCCTGTTCGACCACGGGATAGGAGGGCACGCGCGCGGTGCGCGGGACGCGTTTCTGGCCCGGCACGGACACGCACGTGCCCTGGGTGTCGTAGGTGAAGCCGTGGTAGCCGCAGATGATGCGGTCACCTTCCAGCCGGCTCTCGGAGAGGGGATAGCGGCGGTGTACGCAGCGGTCGGCGAGGGCGACGACCTCGCCGGCCTCCGTGCGGTAGAACACGATGGGTTCGCCGAGGATCGTACGCGCGAACAACGCGCGACCGACCTCGGTCCCGTACGCGGCGACGTACCACTGGTTGCGAACGAACTCCGTCATGTGCGCGGCCTCCTGCGTCGGTGGACGGCCACGGGGAGCGCGGATCCGCTGCGCCGCCGACGGTGTCGGGTCGCCGGGGTCACGCGTTCCGCGCTCCGTGGCCTCGGTCACCATGCTGTGTGACGCGGGTCGGCTCGCGCAGTACGACTTTCACTCAGTGAAAGCGTTCCGGAACGGCGTCGGCCCCGGCCGCGCGGGGCGCGGTCGGGGCCGACGGGCTTCCGGTCCGGGGCGGCACTCGAGGGGAGGTCCGCTCCCGGCGGGGCCTCAGTCCTCGGGCAGGGCGAGCGGGGCGAGTTCGTCGAAGACGTCGCCCGGACCCGGGTTGGCCGGATCGGTCCCGCCGCCGAAGTGACTCGCCACGCCCCACACGGCGTTGAGGGCGGTCTGCACGGCGCCCTCGGCCCAGCCGGCGGTCCAGGACACGTCGTCCCCGGCCAGGAACAGGCCACGGTGGCGCTCGGCTAGGCCGTCCTGCTTGAAGTGCGTGAACAGGCGGCGCTGGTACCGGTAGTGGCCCGGCAGGTTGGCCTTGAACGCGCCCATGAAGTAGGGCTCGTCCTCCCACGAGACCGTCACCGGGTCACCGGTGATGTGGGAACGGATGTCCACGTTCGGGTAGATCTTGCCGAGGGAGGAGAGCATGACCTCCAGGCGCTCGTTGGCCGACAGCGGCAGCCACTTCAGCGAGTCGTCGCACCAGGTGTAGGACATGCAGATCGCGGCCGGCCCGTCGGGGTCCTCTCCCTCCAGCAGGTAGGTGCCGCGGGTCATGCGGTCGGTGAGCGTCATGCTCATGGCGTCGCGGCCGGTCTCGGGGTCCTGGTCCCGCCAGAACGCGCGGTCCACCGGCACGAACAGCTTCGAGGACTCCATGTAGTGGGTGCGCTCGATCGCCGTCCAGTGGTCGATCGGCAGCAGGTCCTCGTCGCAGTCGATCTTGGACAGCAGCATCCAGCTCTGCGCGGTGAACACGGCCGCCGCGTAGGTGCGGGTCGAGCCCGAGGCGTCGGTGACCGTGATGTTGCCCGACGGGGAGCCCTTGGCCGCGGTCCGGCGCAGGGCCGTCACGGCCGGGCGGGGGCCGCCCTCGTGCAGCGAGGCCAGGGTCGTGCCCTGCGCCCAGTGCACGAGCTTGTCGGGGGCGTCCTCCCACAGGCGCAGCGGCAGCTGCTGGACACCGCCGACGATGCCCATGTGGTCGTCGTCCGCGCCGGTGTAGGTGACGCGCAGGATCTCCAGGATGGAGTTGGGGAAGTCGGTGTCCCAACCGCCGGTCCCGAAGCCGACCTGGCCGAAGATCTCCCGGTGGCGGAAGGAGGCGAAGGCCGGGGAGTCGCACAGGAAGCCGTAGAAGGTCTGGTTGTCGAGCTTGGCGACCAGCTCGTTCCAGATCTCCTTCTGCGTGGCGACGTCGCGCTCGCGGATGGCCCGCTGCATGCGGGTGTGCTGGGCGCCCTCCTCCAGGGTGCGGTCCCAGGCGCGCGCCACCTCGCGGTAGACCTCGGGCAGGTCGTCCAGGGTGGTGGCGTAGTGGGACTCTCCCTTGAGGTCGACGACGGTGCTCGGCGTGACCGGGGAGAGCGGGTTGGGGAAGGCGACCGTCTCCAGGCCGACCCGGTCGACGTAGTGCCAGAAGGAGGTGGACGACGGCGGGAAGCGCATGGCGCCCATCTCGGCGACGACGTCGTCGGGGCAGTGGTCGAGCTTCTCGGTCCGCAGCCGGCCGCCGATCCGGTCCGCCTCGTACACGACCGGCTTCAGGCCCATCTTCATCAGCTCGTAGGCCGTGATGATGCCGGAGAGCCCGCCGCCGATGACGGCGACCTCGGTCCCGTGGCTCCCGGCGGGGACCTGCCCGATCCCGGCGGGGTGCTCCAGGTAGTCGTCGTAGGCGAACGGGAAGTCCGGTCCGCACATGTTCAGCGGTGTGTCCTGCGCGGGCGTGGAACCGGCGGCCGTGGGCACGGCAGACGTCATCAGACCCCTCCTTCACGTGGGTGTGGGCGAGCGGGTGGCTCGGTTGGCCGGCCGGGGGCCGGGCGGATCAGCGTGGGTGCGGGTGGTGCGGGTGGTGCCGCGGCGCGGGCGCGGCTCAGGCGGTCAGCCGGGCGTAGAGCTCCGGTCGCCGGTCGGCCAGATAGGACTGGTCCCGGCGGGCCCGGGCGAGCGCGGCCGGGTCGACGTCGCCGACCAGCAGCTCCTCGTCGGGGCCCGCCCGCAGCGTGTCGGTGCCGTCCGGCGCGACCAGGGCGCTCAGCCCCGCGTACCGCAGGTCGCCCTCGGTGTCGCAGCGGTTCACGTAGACCAGGTGGATCTGGTTCTCCAGGGCGCGGACCGGCACGAGGCGGGTCGCCACGTCGGTGAAGGGTCGCATGAGGGCCGTGGGCACGACGAGCAGCTCGGTCCCGGCCAGGGCGTGGGCCCGCACGGGCTCGGGGAACTCCACGTCGTAGCAGACCAGCAGACCCAGGCGCAGGCCGCCGAGTTCCACCTGGACGACGGGATCGGACCCGGCCGTGAACGCACCGCGGTCCAGGTCGCCGAACAGGTGCGCCTTGCGGTAGGCGGCACGGGGCGTGCCGTCGGCTCCGACGAGCTGGACGGTGTTGTACACGGTGCCGTCGGCGCGCTCGGGGAAGCCGTGGACGATGGCGATCCCGGTGTCGGCGGCGATGGCGGCGACCGCGGCGCACAGGGGCCCGTCGGCGGGTTCGGCCAGGCGGTCGGTGTCCGCGCCGATGTTGTAGCCGGTCATCGACATCTCCGGGCCGACGAGCAGGTCGGCTCCGGCGGCGGCCGCGGCCGCGGCCCGGTCGGCCAGACGGGCCAGGGCGGCGGCGGTGTCACCGCTGGGGGCGGTCCCCTGGTCCAGGGCCACGCGCAGGGCTCGGTCGCTCACCGTGTCACCTCCGGTCGTCGGTCGCTGCTCGGCCGCATCCACTCTAGGGGCGAATGTCCGCTTTTTCAGTGCATCGGATCATCGGTTCGTTGCGTCTTCGTGGCGAAGTGCCGCTTTTTCTTGCACGTATGCGCGCTTTGACGCGTGATCTGTGTTCCAGGACACGACGTCGACGCCACCGGAGGGACCCTGGGCGAGCCCTCGGGCCCCTCCGGGGCGTTCACCGTGCGCGCGGAACGGCCGTCAGGAGCGGACCTCGACGGTGTCCGCGTGCTCCAGGGCCGATCGGCGCATGCTGTAGGAGAAGTAGACGACCAGGCCGACCGCGAGCCAGGAGAGGAAGGCCACCCACACGCTCAGCGCCATGCTGAACATCAGGTAGGCGCAGGACAGCACGCCCAGGACCGGGGTGACCGGCGAGCCCGGCATGCGGAACGCGCGCTTGAGGTCGGGCCGCGACCGGCGCAGCACCAAAACCGCCACGTTCACCAGGGCGAACGCGAACAGGGTGCCGATCGCGGTGGCGTCGGCGAGCGGGCCGAGCGGGATGAGCGCGGCCAGCAGGGCGATGAGCACCGACGTGATGATCGTGTTGGCGCGCGGGGTGCCCTTGGCGTCCAGCGTGGAGAACGCCTTGGGGATGAGGCCGTCGCGCGACATCGCGTAGAGGATGCGCGTCTGGCTGTAGAGGACCACCAGGACCACGCTGGCCAGGGCGAGCACGGCACCGGCCGCGAAGATGACCGCCCACACGGGGGTGCCGGTGACCGCGGTGAGGATCCCGGCGAGCGAGGTCTCCCCGTCGGCGAAGTCGGCCCAGTTGAGCGCGCCGACGGCGGTGAAGGCCACCAGGCAGTACAGCGCGGTGACCAGGATCATCGAGAACATGATCGCGCGCGGGAGGTCGCGCTGGGGGTTCTTGGCCTCCTCACTCGCCGTGGAGGCCGAGTCGAAGCCGATGTAGGAGAAGAACAGGGTCGCGCCGGCGGCGCTGACACCCGCCATGCCCATCGGCATGAACGGCGCGAAGTTGCCGTCCTGGACGGCGGTGACGGCGATGGCCACGAACATGACCAGGATGGCGATCTTGATGGCGACCATGACCGCGTTGACGCGGCTGCTCTCGCGCACCCCGACGAGCAGGGCGAACATCGACAGCAGGACCACGACGGCGGCGGGGACGTTGATCAGCCCGCCCTCGAGGGGGCCGGCGAGCATCGCCGGGGGCATCGACAGACCGGTGGTCAGGTGCAGGAGCTCGTTGATGTACTGGCCCCAGCCCACACCGACGGCGGCGACGGAGACGCCGTAGGTGAGCATCAGGCACCAGCCGCACACCCAGGCCATGAACTCGCCCATGGTGGCGTAGGCGTAGGAGTAGGCCGAACCGGAGGCGGGGATCATCCCGGCCATCTCGGCGTAGGCCAGGGCGGAGAAGAGCGCGGTCACTCCGGCGAGCACGAAGGCCAGGACGACGGCGGGGCCCGCGACCGGCACCGCCTCGCCCAGGACCACGAAGATGCCGGTGCCGAGGGTGGCTCCGATACCGATCATGGCGAGCTGCCAGAAGCCCATGTGGCGCCGCAGTCCGGCGCCCTCGGCGCCCTCGGTCTCCGCCACCAGCTTCTCGACCGGCTTGCGTCTGGTCAGTCGTTCCCTCAGCGCGGGCGCACCGCCCGGGCTCGTGGGCGCGTTCGCGCCCACAGGGGTCTGCTGGTCGACCACGTGTCACTCCTCGACGTTCCTGCGTGCGGGCACACCGAAGCCAGGCAGGACACAGTGGTCCCCTGGAACGGTGAGAGGGGGTGGGTGGACATCCGTTCCATGCCTGTTTCAGCCGGAACGTGCCCTAGGCAACATTAGCCGCGTAACCCGCGTAACATGACCCACATTCATTGCGTTTGTCTGGACGAATGCCCCGGATCCGTGCGGCACGGCGCAACAATACGCACGATGGCGTGATACATGTCACGTGACATGACGCAGTGTGTCCACGCGCGCGTGACCTGCGGTTTCACCCGTGTCCGCGGCACGCCCCGGGCCCGACGGGCCGCCCGGCGGACGCTGACAGGCAGGCGGGCGGCCGGACGGGGTCGTGTGGTGGCGGAGCGGCGGAGCGGCGGAGCGGCGGAGCGGCGGCCAAGGCGACCGCGTGGCCGCGTGGCCGCGTGGCCGCGAGCATGAGAAAACCCGCCCCGCCTCTCGGTGGAGGGGGACGGGTTTCGGCGGCGCCGGACGGCCGGAGAACAGTCCGCAGCCGTCGGTGGATCAGCCGGCCACGGCCACGGTGGGCTCACCGGGCTCGACACCGGACTCGCCCATCTGCTCGGCGATGCGCATGGCCTCCTCGATGAGGGTCTCCACGATCTTGGACTCGGGGACGGTCTTGATGACCTCGCCCTTGACGAAGATCTGGCCCTTGCCGTTGCCGGAGGCCACACCGAGGTCGGCCTCGCGCGCCTCGCCCGGGCCGTTCACCACGCAGCCCATGACGGCCACGCGCAGCGGCACCTCCATGCCCTCCAGACCCGCGGTGACCTCTTCGGCGAGCGTGTAGACGTCCACCTGCGCCCGGCCGCAGCTGGGGCAGGAGACGATCTCCAGGCCGCGCTCGCGCAGGCCCAGGGACTCCAGGATCTGGGCGCCCACCTTGACCTCCTCGGCCGGCGGGGCCGACAGGGAGACGCGGATGGTGTCGCCGATGCCCTCGGAGAGCAGGGCGCCGAAGGCCACGGCCGACTTGATGGTGCCCTGGAAGGCCGGGCCCGCCTCGGTGACGCCCAGGTGGAGCGGGTAGTCGCAGGCCTCGGCGAGCTGCCGGTAGGCGTTGACCATCACGACGGGGTCGTTGTGCTTGACCGAGATCTTGATGTCGC
This genomic interval carries:
- a CDS encoding alpha/beta hydrolase; translated protein: MRARIWATASTGAILASLVAALPVQAGEAAPATRVDLRVLDWGPCADLEPVADETLECATLTVPMARGDHTGSTAGHDATVDLALSRVPATGTAEHTLLVNPGGPGSAGRMWAAHTHRRMSGELREVYDVVSFDPRGVGASTPAVACDPDHFTPVRPDTVPAGPDEESALLDRAEAHARACADNSGPLLEHMRTEDTAHDMDAIRAALGEERIDYLGYSYGTYLGTVYSALYPERVRALVLDSVVDPDNPWYESNHVQSRALDRATGTFFDWVARHEDAYGLGGTREEVADAYYALRQRLGAEPASGTVGPTELEGVVIVVAYSGRTWPTVASALSSQVNDDDSGPLIDLHETYGDDAGSDNGYAGYLAVQCTDSHWPKDWDTWRSDTEDVHEDAPFMAWHNTWYNAPCATWSAPSGDWFGVGDGPRAHPAYTGDALVVHATGDGATPVEGAHALHRRLPGSALVIEDGGLTHGVALTGNTCVDDAVSAYLLKGELPDPGPGADLTCQAGPEPQPREAQSAPAPDLQRFGPFGLDRAPDSADMVE
- a CDS encoding Lrp/AsnC family transcriptional regulator, with protein sequence MRLDRVDERIIAILGADARMSFAEIGGSVGLSPSAVKRRVDRLVESGAVRGFTVVVEPQAIGWTTEAFIELYCRARTSPGEIRTGLAAYAEITSACTVTGEADAVVQVRARDTHHLEEVIERIGAEPFVVRTKSTLVLSRLVDQPILAGTADLP
- a CDS encoding IclR family transcriptional regulator, whose product is MADSADGARPDHRTVTAKVLALLGAFTPGTPELTLTELARRSGLSLPTAHRRAAELVEWGALERDADGRYRVGLRLWEVASLAPRGLGLREAAMPFLEDLYEVTRENVQLAVREGRELVFVERIAGRHAIPVLTRVGGRFDLHSTGVGLVLLAHAPVGVQDAVLGGPLRAHTPLTVTDPVRLRARLAEIRRSGYAVSEGQVTTDALSVAAPVRDAGGDVVAAVSLVVRLDEARPAALAPVVQAAARGISRALSCPPGRR
- a CDS encoding PDR/VanB family oxidoreductase produces the protein MTVTTGPRVELEFDARLDRREAVADGVLRLTFTRVDGGAFDPWEPGAHVDLVLGPDLVRQYSLCGDPAERDVLRVAVLDVPDGRGGSRFVHERLAEGSTVRLRGPRNAFPFLPAPRYVFVAGGIGITPLLPMVRAAHAAGADWRLVYGGRTRTAMAFGADLAREHGDRVSLLPQDEVGLIDLDALPSDPGGDTLVYCCGPEPLIAAVEERASCWPPGTLRVERFAPREAGSGGGAFDVELAETGVTVRVPGDRSVLEAVEDAGVQVLSSCREGTCGTCETPVLDGVPDHRDSLLTDEERESGEMMMICVSRAHTPRLVLEL
- a CDS encoding aromatic ring-hydroxylating dioxygenase subunit alpha, giving the protein MTEFVRNQWYVAAYGTEVGRALFARTILGEPIVFYRTEAGEVVALADRCVHRRYPLSESRLEGDRIICGYHGFTYDTQGTCVSVPGQKRVPRTARVPSYPVVEQDSFVWVWIGEPDLAQATPIPRAPWLDDPAYTVVCGMEPLAARYDLLVDNLLDLSHETYLHGGYIGTPEVAETPITTEVDESERVVYVSRHMADAACPPFYAESTGIQGRITRWQDIEYRPPCLYLLHSRIAPVGVLPHEDGTDPDAFHVEVVYAITPETEHSTHDFWAVARDFALGDEKVSAFLKENNRTVVLQDVVALDLLEKVVEQEADGYQELSVNIDTGGLAARRMLKAMAAEGRGRAPSAPTAAAGRVRS
- a CDS encoding NAD(P)/FAD-dependent oxidoreductase, coding for MTSAVPTAAGSTPAQDTPLNMCGPDFPFAYDDYLEHPAGIGQVPAGSHGTEVAVIGGGLSGIITAYELMKMGLKPVVYEADRIGGRLRTEKLDHCPDDVVAEMGAMRFPPSSTSFWHYVDRVGLETVAFPNPLSPVTPSTVVDLKGESHYATTLDDLPEVYREVARAWDRTLEEGAQHTRMQRAIRERDVATQKEIWNELVAKLDNQTFYGFLCDSPAFASFRHREIFGQVGFGTGGWDTDFPNSILEILRVTYTGADDDHMGIVGGVQQLPLRLWEDAPDKLVHWAQGTTLASLHEGGPRPAVTALRRTAAKGSPSGNITVTDASGSTRTYAAAVFTAQSWMLLSKIDCDEDLLPIDHWTAIERTHYMESSKLFVPVDRAFWRDQDPETGRDAMSMTLTDRMTRGTYLLEGEDPDGPAAICMSYTWCDDSLKWLPLSANERLEVMLSSLGKIYPNVDIRSHITGDPVTVSWEDEPYFMGAFKANLPGHYRYQRRLFTHFKQDGLAERHRGLFLAGDDVSWTAGWAEGAVQTALNAVWGVASHFGGGTDPANPGPGDVFDELAPLALPED
- a CDS encoding carbon-nitrogen hydrolase family protein; protein product: MSDRALRVALDQGTAPSGDTAAALARLADRAAAAAAAGADLLVGPEMSMTGYNIGADTDRLAEPADGPLCAAVAAIAADTGIAIVHGFPERADGTVYNTVQLVGADGTPRAAYRKAHLFGDLDRGAFTAGSDPVVQVELGGLRLGLLVCYDVEFPEPVRAHALAGTELLVVPTALMRPFTDVATRLVPVRALENQIHLVYVNRCDTEGDLRYAGLSALVAPDGTDTLRAGPDEELLVGDVDPAALARARRDQSYLADRRPELYARLTA
- a CDS encoding amino acid permease, whose translation is MVDQQTPVGANAPTSPGGAPALRERLTRRKPVEKLVAETEGAEGAGLRRHMGFWQLAMIGIGATLGTGIFVVLGEAVPVAGPAVVLAFVLAGVTALFSALAYAEMAGMIPASGSAYSYAYATMGEFMAWVCGWCLMLTYGVSVAAVGVGWGQYINELLHLTTGLSMPPAMLAGPLEGGLINVPAAVVVLLSMFALLVGVRESSRVNAVMVAIKIAILVMFVAIAVTAVQDGNFAPFMPMGMAGVSAAGATLFFSYIGFDSASTASEEAKNPQRDLPRAIMFSMILVTALYCLVAFTAVGALNWADFADGETSLAGILTAVTGTPVWAVIFAAGAVLALASVVLVVLYSQTRILYAMSRDGLIPKAFSTLDAKGTPRANTIITSVLIALLAALIPLGPLADATAIGTLFAFALVNVAVLVLRRSRPDLKRAFRMPGSPVTPVLGVLSCAYLMFSMALSVWVAFLSWLAVGLVVYFSYSMRRSALEHADTVEVRS
- the ispG gene encoding flavodoxin-dependent (E)-4-hydroxy-3-methylbut-2-enyl-diphosphate synthase yields the protein MSIDLGIPTTPPRPLATRRRSRQIMVGNVPVGGDAPVSVQSMTTTRTSDINATLQQIAELTASGCQIVRVAVPTNDDADALPIIAKKSQIPVIADIHFQPKYVFAAIEAGCAAVRVNPGNIKKFDDKVAEIARAAKDTGTPIRIGVNAGSLDKRLLAKYGKATPEAMVESALWECSLFEEHDFRDIKISVKHNDPVVMVNAYRQLAEACDYPLHLGVTEAGPAFQGTIKSAVAFGALLSEGIGDTIRVSLSAPPAEEVKVGAQILESLGLRERGLEIVSCPSCGRAQVDVYTLAEEVTAGLEGMEVPLRVAVMGCVVNGPGEAREADLGVASGNGKGQIFVKGEVIKTVPESKIVETLIEEAMRIAEQMGESGVEPGEPTVAVAG